A single region of the Thermotoga profunda AZM34c06 genome encodes:
- a CDS encoding ROK family transcriptional regulator, translating to MGQLPAPVLRKRNKMNVMKNIFDQKKMSRTEISRATNLSLSTLSYIIRELEEEGLLCSEEVAQNRGRPSQIVKINPNAWSVIGVKIGREEVRGTLFDATMKPLKSHGLRVLSHLRNNDGYAQVFKEVLEYLNCDNLFGVGICSSGIVEDGKIVVSHLMNVNDLDIGKILMKDFRIRRFILMNDVDALCYALSGTERSDFLVLTYGTGIGASFWTRGQTQHFEIGHTIVSSEGRCYCGQIGCLEYHASEYAILKAYKNQEIDFEDFAKNEEEKYRETIEDIRSMASKDFHSVQSYYEKAFQMLGTILGNLLMVLKPSSVFLLGEGMVNEEMARFLKRYIKNRFNREFVNDITFSIVKADWEQGVATATVHRFLHEIVK from the coding sequence GTGGGACAATTGCCTGCACCCGTTTTGAGAAAAAGGAACAAAATGAATGTCATGAAAAACATTTTCGATCAAAAGAAGATGTCGCGCACAGAGATATCACGCGCGACTAATCTTTCTTTGAGTACTTTGAGTTATATAATCAGAGAACTCGAAGAAGAAGGTTTGTTATGTTCTGAAGAAGTAGCACAGAATAGAGGAAGACCATCTCAGATTGTGAAGATAAATCCAAACGCCTGGTCTGTAATAGGTGTCAAGATCGGTAGAGAAGAGGTACGTGGCACATTGTTTGATGCGACCATGAAACCGTTGAAAAGCCACGGTTTGAGAGTTCTTTCACACTTGAGAAACAACGATGGTTATGCACAGGTTTTTAAAGAGGTACTTGAGTATCTCAATTGTGATAATCTCTTTGGTGTTGGTATATGTTCTTCGGGTATCGTCGAAGACGGTAAAATTGTAGTTTCACACTTAATGAATGTGAATGATCTGGATATAGGAAAAATTTTAATGAAGGATTTTCGAATAAGAAGATTCATCCTAATGAACGATGTTGATGCATTGTGTTATGCACTCTCGGGAACTGAAAGATCTGATTTTCTTGTTCTTACATATGGTACAGGTATAGGAGCAAGTTTCTGGACCAGAGGGCAAACTCAGCATTTTGAGATTGGACATACAATTGTTTCTTCAGAGGGAAGATGTTATTGTGGTCAAATTGGTTGTTTAGAATATCATGCTTCTGAATATGCAATACTCAAGGCTTACAAAAATCAAGAAATAGACTTTGAAGACTTTGCAAAGAACGAAGAAGAGAAGTATAGAGAAACTATAGAAGACATTAGATCGATGGCATCCAAGGATTTTCATTCTGTACAGAGTTATTACGAAAAAGCCTTCCAGATGCTTGGAACAATCCTTGGTAATCTTTTGATGGTACTCAAACCTTCCTCTGTCTTTCTACTTGGAGAAGGTATGGTCAATGAAGAGATGGCAAGATTCTTAAAAAGGTATATAAAAAACAGATTCAACAGGGAATTCGTAAACGATATAACTTTCTCCATTGTGAAAGCCGATTGGGAACAAGGTGTTGCCACAGCAACAGTCCACAGATTTTTACACGAGATTGTGAAGTGA
- a CDS encoding ABC transporter substrate-binding protein — MRKLLVGFVLVVVVAFAFAKVNFGSTQMTPAAEREFMIRLLSDYAKSSGIEIEFLNFEYTDLLSRIEAEQKAGKIVLNLIADLQSGLYTMGSGGLLADLSNVKFANKTFVQTFEKYTYVGKEKVFFPWLQATFAFAINKKAFDYLPKGLTQQDVMNATEKWTYDALLEWAKNMQEKTKQPQLGFPLGPKGLWHRFLHGHIYPSYTGAQALKFDSVKAVEMWNYLRELFKYVHPACTTWDNMDQPLLRGEVMIAWDHTARIKQAIVEKPNDFVVVPVPRGPMGRGYIIVLVGLSVPKGTDMNEPLKVLDFLTSPKAQNAILENVGFFPVVQEATGQIPEGGLKILAQGVVNQSSANDSIVCFIPGLGAKGGEFNETYRQAFTRIVLNKEDPAKVIGELGEKIRQFFKEVGAPLPEPDSSLF, encoded by the coding sequence ATGAGAAAGTTGTTAGTTGGCTTTGTTTTGGTTGTTGTTGTGGCTTTTGCTTTTGCAAAGGTTAACTTCGGTTCGACTCAGATGACTCCTGCTGCTGAAAGAGAATTTATGATCAGACTTTTGAGTGATTATGCAAAAAGCTCAGGAATTGAGATTGAATTTCTCAACTTCGAGTACACCGATTTGTTGAGTAGGATTGAAGCTGAGCAAAAGGCAGGAAAAATAGTTTTAAATCTGATTGCAGACCTTCAAAGCGGGCTTTACACGATGGGATCAGGAGGACTTCTTGCAGATCTTTCAAATGTGAAGTTTGCCAATAAGACCTTTGTACAAACCTTTGAAAAGTACACATATGTTGGAAAAGAAAAGGTCTTCTTCCCATGGTTACAGGCAACTTTTGCGTTTGCCATTAACAAAAAGGCTTTTGATTATTTACCCAAGGGTTTAACACAACAAGATGTTATGAATGCAACGGAAAAATGGACATATGATGCCTTACTCGAATGGGCAAAGAATATGCAGGAGAAAACCAAGCAACCACAACTCGGTTTTCCTTTGGGTCCTAAGGGTCTATGGCATAGATTCTTGCATGGTCATATCTATCCATCTTATACAGGCGCTCAGGCTCTGAAATTTGACAGTGTAAAGGCAGTTGAGATGTGGAATTATTTGAGAGAGCTTTTCAAGTATGTTCACCCCGCCTGTACGACATGGGATAATATGGATCAACCTCTTTTAAGAGGTGAAGTAATGATCGCTTGGGATCATACAGCGAGGATTAAACAGGCGATTGTCGAGAAACCAAATGATTTTGTGGTGGTTCCAGTTCCCAGAGGCCCAATGGGAAGAGGTTATATCATTGTTCTTGTCGGTCTGTCAGTACCCAAAGGCACAGATATGAATGAACCGCTCAAGGTTCTTGATTTCTTAACCAGTCCAAAGGCTCAAAATGCAATCTTGGAGAATGTTGGTTTCTTCCCAGTGGTACAGGAAGCTACTGGTCAGATACCAGAAGGTGGTTTGAAGATACTCGCACAGGGTGTTGTAAATCAATCATCTGCTAATGATTCGATTGTTTGTTTCATCCCTGGTCTTGGAGCAAAAGGTGGAGAATTCAACGAAACATATCGTCAGGCCTTCACAAGAATTGTTTTGAACAAAGAAGATCCTGCTAAGGTCATAGGAGAACTTGGAGAAAAGATAAGACAATTCTTCAAAGAGGTAGGAGCACCGTTACCTGAACCAGATTCGAGCCTATTTTGA
- a CDS encoding carbohydrate ABC transporter permease, whose amino-acid sequence MKKESLIPTLLILPALVYLVIFIGYPIVGTFQLAFSNPKGWFENFREVFSSKDFQNAFLNTLILGIIVIPIQFILAMMFALLINKKWKGYKILLYIIATPLALSDVTAALISYSIFAPNGYLNKILLNLNWIEKPLYFFGYMFKSREFLVVILTEIWRATPLVFVILLAGLQSINAEYLEAADVFGFSPWKKFTKITLPLLKPSIVSALLVRTLFAFQIFGVVWLLAGRDITVLAGETYYWYVFRNNRNIASTYALIIAILTFIVGWFYIGTIRSKHLEEGVRT is encoded by the coding sequence GTGAAAAAAGAATCTCTGATACCTACATTGTTGATACTCCCGGCTCTTGTATATCTTGTTATTTTCATTGGTTATCCCATAGTTGGTACCTTTCAACTCGCATTCAGCAATCCAAAGGGATGGTTTGAAAATTTCAGAGAAGTTTTTTCATCGAAGGATTTTCAAAATGCATTCTTGAATACACTTATACTTGGTATAATCGTCATACCCATTCAGTTTATCCTGGCGATGATGTTCGCTCTGCTGATAAACAAAAAATGGAAAGGATACAAGATTCTCTTATATATAATAGCAACGCCACTTGCCTTGAGTGATGTCACAGCTGCTTTGATAAGTTATTCTATATTTGCTCCAAATGGTTATTTGAACAAAATATTGCTCAATTTGAATTGGATAGAAAAACCACTTTATTTTTTTGGCTATATGTTCAAATCAAGAGAATTTCTCGTTGTTATTCTTACCGAGATTTGGAGAGCAACACCTTTGGTTTTTGTAATCTTACTTGCTGGATTACAGTCGATAAATGCTGAGTATCTTGAGGCAGCAGATGTTTTTGGTTTTTCACCTTGGAAAAAGTTCACCAAGATCACATTGCCTTTACTCAAACCTTCTATTGTCTCGGCTTTGCTTGTCAGAACGCTTTTTGCATTTCAAATCTTTGGTGTTGTCTGGCTTTTGGCTGGAAGAGATATCACGGTTCTCGCAGGAGAAACATATTATTGGTATGTTTTCAGAAATAATAGAAATATCGCAAGTACTTATGCTTTGATAATAGCGATACTAACCTTCATCGTTGGGTGGTTTTATATTGGCACCATTCGCTCAAAACATCTTGAAGAGGGTGTGAGAACATGA
- a CDS encoding carbohydrate ABC transporter permease, translated as MKKFFYVLVFVGVSLWFLGPLFFIFLASLTPSSDFYSMNKILPSKLTLEHINKLLVNLGGWRAMLVSIQVALIAIVISFAFGIPAGYAITRYVFRGKNFIKLVMLFTRSVPLVVIAVSLITIYLRLNLADTMFGVALAHAAMVLPFVVLITSSIFSGVFVEYEEAGMIFGLSRFGAFLRITMPLALPGLAASAIFAFIMSWNEVFAASVLAITNRTLPAHILSTAMASPDYFKFAAGTIMAVPALVFIFIIRKYLISMWGISLK; from the coding sequence ATGAAAAAGTTCTTCTATGTACTTGTCTTTGTAGGTGTTAGTTTATGGTTCTTGGGCCCGTTGTTTTTCATTTTTCTTGCATCTTTGACACCTTCTTCAGATTTTTACAGTATGAATAAAATCTTGCCATCAAAGCTCACCCTTGAGCATATCAACAAACTGCTTGTGAATCTGGGTGGGTGGAGGGCGATGTTGGTCAGTATTCAAGTTGCTCTCATAGCTATAGTTATTTCCTTTGCCTTTGGCATTCCCGCAGGATATGCAATTACTCGGTATGTTTTTCGTGGAAAAAATTTTATAAAACTTGTGATGCTTTTTACAAGATCTGTGCCGCTCGTAGTAATAGCAGTTTCACTCATAACCATATACTTGAGGTTGAATCTGGCTGATACTATGTTTGGTGTTGCACTTGCGCACGCAGCAATGGTATTACCCTTTGTTGTACTCATAACCTCGAGTATTTTCTCTGGGGTTTTTGTTGAGTATGAAGAAGCTGGTATGATTTTTGGTCTCTCGCGATTTGGTGCCTTTTTGAGAATCACGATGCCCCTTGCCCTACCCGGACTTGCGGCATCGGCGATCTTCGCATTCATAATGTCTTGGAACGAGGTTTTTGCCGCATCTGTGCTTGCGATAACCAATAGAACTCTACCCGCTCATATACTGAGTACTGCTATGGCTTCACCTGATTATTTCAAGTTTGCCGCCGGAACTATTATGGCTGTACCGGCTTTGGTCTTCATATTCATAATAAGAAAATATCTAATCTCTATGTGGGGAATCTCTCTAAAGTAG
- a CDS encoding ABC transporter ATP-binding protein: MARVTIDGVKKYFGNVKALDGIDIVIDEGLFVVLLGPSGCGKTTLMRCISGLEKLTEGRVLFDERDVSNIAPKDRNVAMVFQSYAVWPHMKVKDNIAYPLKLKKVPKKEIDERIKWVSDLLHITELLDRFPSQLSGGQRQRVAVARAIVHRPKVLLMDEPLSNLDALLRVRMRSELKKLHEQVKVTTIYVTHDQTEAMTMGDKIAIMNAGKIIQYGTPEEIYKKPKTIFVAGFVGSPQMNFLPVRIVSTGNEFFAENFDLKIPLKTDPKMDSLIIGIRPEHIYLEKSNHSVPITGVVYFAEKLMSETVLHLSIGNDTNIVAKIPYDLSVKEGEKIQIHVDLNWVHFFNPLTGERIEL; this comes from the coding sequence ATGGCCAGAGTAACCATTGACGGTGTGAAAAAGTATTTTGGCAATGTGAAAGCCCTTGATGGAATAGATATTGTAATAGATGAGGGCCTTTTTGTTGTCTTACTCGGTCCATCAGGTTGCGGCAAGACAACTTTGATGAGATGTATCTCTGGTTTGGAAAAACTCACTGAAGGAAGAGTTCTTTTCGACGAGAGAGATGTGAGTAATATCGCTCCGAAAGATAGAAACGTGGCGATGGTTTTCCAGAGTTATGCAGTTTGGCCACATATGAAGGTGAAAGACAACATAGCATATCCATTGAAACTCAAGAAAGTACCAAAGAAAGAAATAGATGAGAGGATAAAATGGGTTTCAGATTTGCTTCATATCACAGAACTCTTGGATAGATTTCCTTCACAACTCTCTGGTGGTCAAAGGCAGAGAGTTGCAGTTGCGAGGGCAATTGTCCACAGACCTAAGGTTTTGCTGATGGACGAGCCTTTATCAAACCTTGACGCACTTTTGAGGGTGAGAATGAGAAGTGAGCTCAAGAAATTGCATGAACAGGTAAAGGTTACAACCATATATGTCACGCACGATCAAACTGAAGCCATGACGATGGGAGACAAGATAGCAATCATGAATGCGGGCAAGATCATTCAGTATGGAACACCGGAAGAGATATACAAAAAACCTAAAACGATCTTTGTAGCAGGTTTTGTCGGGTCACCTCAGATGAATTTCCTTCCCGTGAGGATCGTTTCAACTGGCAACGAATTTTTTGCAGAAAACTTCGACTTGAAAATACCACTGAAAACCGATCCAAAGATGGATTCACTCATTATTGGCATAAGACCAGAACACATCTATTTAGAAAAATCTAATCATTCGGTACCGATTACTGGCGTTGTTTATTTTGCCGAAAAATTGATGTCCGAGACAGTTCTTCACCTTTCCATTGGTAATGACACAAATATCGTTGCCAAAATTCCATACGATCTGTCAGTTAAAGAGGGAGAAAAGATTCAGATTCATGTTGATCTCAATTGGGTTCATTTCTTTAATCCGCTAACAGGGGAGAGGATCGAACTTTGA